Genomic segment of Streptomyces longhuiensis:
CGGTCAAGGACACGGCGAGGCCGCCCAAACTTGTGATCACGCCGGAAATCCACCGCCACGCCTGTTCGGCCCGACCGAAGCTGTCGCCGGGTGGGGCTGCCACCTGTACGTGGGCAGTTGCAGGCGGTTGCTCAAGGAGCACCGTGTCGCTGTCCTGGTAGTAGGCGGTCACCGTCACGGACAGGGTGACCGTCCCCGCCTTCTCGGCGCTCACATCCCACAGCCATGTCGCCGCGTCCTTCTTGGAGATGACGTTCTGACGCTCCGACGACAGTGGAGTGCACCGCACTTGGGCACCCGAGCAGTGCAGCTTCACGCCGATCTGGGCGCCCGCACTGGTTCTGGAGTGTGTCTCGCCGGCCCCGTCCGAGCGCCAACTGCCCAGGATCTGGGCGCGGAAAGGGATCGGATCGCCGCCGGCCACGAGATGCATCGACTTCGTACTGGTGCGGACGAGTTCGCCCTTGAAGAGCTGCTGCCGTGCCTCGTCGATCTCGTCGACGTAGGCCTGCTGTCTACTGCCCCCAGGGCGGCCGCTCCCGGGTTCGTCGCTGCTGCCGAGGAACAGGAACAGCCCGGAGACCAGGGCGATCACAACCGCGAGCACCGTCCACGGGAAGCATCCGGAGCCAACGCTGGACGTGGTCGATCCCGAGGAGCGCGGCGACTGAGGCCCCTCTCGTTCGGTCATGACTCCCTTGCCCCCGTACGTGTCAGTTGCTGCCGAGCCGGCCGAGCGCCGTCTTCGCAGACACCTCCATGGTCACTCAACTCCCGTGCCTGACGCTTGCGTTCAGCCAGATCACTCGCGCCGTCGTCACGGCCGGTCGACGTCGCCGAAGACATGGACCTGAGGGGCGAAGGCCCGTATCGCCTGTTTGAGGCGTCCGGTGTCCACCTTGCACAGGGTCATGGAGCGGGTGGACTCCGTGGTGCCTTTGAAGGCCTCGACGAAATCGGGATCCACGTGCGTCGACAGATACGCGTCGAATTCGCGCAGTGCCGGGGACGTGGCCGGTCCCCATCGGGGAGCAGCGCCCGCGCGGTGACGCACCTCGAGCTCGGGGTGCCGGAAGCGTCCCGCTCCCCGAGCGTCGGCGTAGAAGCTGACGGACACGATCTCGGCCCAGGGAAGGAATTCCGGCCTGCGGAAGAACACCAGGCTGCCCAGAGTGATGCCTTCGGAGTCGATGCGTACGGCGGTCCGTCGGAGGGCGGCGGCCGGTATGACCAGAGCCACGTAGGGCGCGAGGACCAGCTCGATGTGGTCGTTCCCCGGGGGCTCGGCGCCGGGGACGAACCCCACGCCGATCAGCAGGGCGAACGCCAGAGCCAGCCAGGCCGGGGCGGTCCATTCGTAGCGGATCTCGAAGGCGGTGCCCGGCTCGTCCATGGGCCGAATGCTTCCGTGCGCCCCGAGTCCGTTCAACAAGCTTGCGGTCAGGGTCTGTTCAGGGTGGGGTAACGCTGCCGTGTTTCTGAGGCGGTGCGCTCTGTGGGCCGCAGCGCGCAGCGCTCCGGAAGTACGCCATGTGATGGGCCGCCCCCACGCCCGGCGCCTGCCGGCCCGGCAGGTAAAATCCCAGGTGGACTGCGCCGGTCCCACCAGGACAGGCGCAAGGTCAGAACCACTGTTGATCACAGAGGTGTGCTCCGCGCAGCTACGACCGTTCCTTCTCCCGTCGTCCTGCCGGCCGAGAGCCGCCTGCCCCAGAAATCGTCACCGTGAGCACTGATTCCCTGCTGCGCCCGCAGCCGCAGCCCACTCCTGCCTCCGATTCGCCCCGCCCGCCGCGCCGAGTCGGACGGGCGCCGGCCCGTCCCACCGCGGCGGCGGCCTTCCACAGCATCAGCGCGGTCACCGCGGTCCTGCTCGGGCTCGTGGCGATCGGGGCGATGATCCATGAGCCGGTCCTGCTACCGCCGCTGGCCGCGAGCGCCGCCCTCGTGCACAGCGCGCCCACCCTGCCCCTGGCCCAGCCCCGGAGCATCGTCATCGGCCACCTGCTCGGTGCGGGGTCCGGTTACGCGGTCCTCGCGCTGACGAACAGCAGCCCGTGGACGGCGGCACTGGCGGGTGGCATCACCCTCGCCGCGACGATGCTCGCCCGTACCCCGCACTCGGCGGCCTGCGCCACCGCGGTGATCGTCGTGCTCCAGACGCCGGCGCCCGGCCGCTTCGTACCGCTGCTGTTCGGCTCCACCGTGCTGCTCGCCCTGACCGGCTTCGCGGCTTCCCGTGTGAGGCGCGGCGCGCCGAAGTACCCGGCGTACTGGTGGTGACCTCCGGGACGGCGTGCCCAGCGCCGGATCAGCCGGGGGAATGGGGGCGGAAACGCGGAAGTCCAGGTCGGCCCGGTGCGGGCCGACCTGGACTTCTTGTTCCTGCGTGATCAGGAGAGGTCGAACCGGTCCAGGTTCATGACCTTGTCCCACGCGGAGACGAAGTCCTTCACGAACTTCTCCTTCGCGTCATCGCTCGCATAGACCTCCGAGACGGCGCGCAGCTCGGAGTTCGACCCGAAGACGAGGTCGGCACGGGTGCCGGTCCAGATGACCTTGCCCGAGGCGTCGCGGCCCTCGAAGGTGTTCGCGTCGCCGGCCGTCGCGCTCCACGTCGTGTCCAGGTCGAGCAGGTTCACGAAGAAGTCGTTGGTCAGCGACCCGGGGGTCGTGGTGAGGACGCCGTGCGTCGACTGCCCGTAGTTCGCGCCGAGGACGCGCAGGCCGCCGACGAGGACCGTCAGCTCGGGGGCACTCAGGTCGAGCAGGTTGCCCTTGTCGACGAGCAGGTACTCGGCCGGCAGGCGGTTGCCCTTGCCGAGGTAGTTGCGGAACCCGTCGGCGGACGGCTCGAGCGCGGAGAACGACTCCACGTCCGTCTGCTCCTGCGTGGCGTCCGCGCGCCCCGGCGTGAAGGGCACCTGGATGTCGAAGCCCGCGTCCTTCGCGCCCTTCTCGACGCCGGCGGCACCGGCGAGCACGATCACGTCGGCGAGCGAGATCTGCTTGCCACCGGACTGCGCGCTGTTGAAGGTCTCCTTGATCCCCTCCAGCTTGCGCAGCACGGCCGCCAGCTCGTCGGGCTGGTTGACCTCCCAGCCGCTCTGCGGCTGGAGGCGGATGCGCGCGCCGTTCGCGCCGCCGCGCTTGTCGCTGTTACGGAAGGACGAGGCCGACGCCCATGCCGTGGACACGAGCTGAGACACCGTCAGGCCCAAGGCCAGGATCTGGCCCTTGAGCGCGGCGACGTCGGCGGCGTCGACGAGCGGGTGCGTCACCGCGGGGAGCGGGTCCTGCCACAGCAGCTCCTCGCTCGGGACCTCCGGGCCGAGGTAGCGCACGATCGGGCCCATGTCGCGGTGGGTCAGCTTGAACCACGCGCGGGCGAAGGCGTCCGCGAACTCGGCCGGGTTCTCGTGGAAGCGGCGCGAGATCGGCTCGTAGGTCGGGTCGAACCGGAGCGAGAGGTCCGTCGTGAGCATCGTGGGAGCGTGGCTCTTCGACGCGTCGTGGGCGTCGGGTACGGACCCCGCACCCGCGCCCTCCTTCGGCCGCCACTGGTTCGCGCCCGCAGGGCTCTGGAAGAGCTCCCACTCGTAGCCGAACAGGATGTCGAAGAAGGTGTTGTCCCAGGTGGTCGGGGTGTTCGTCCAGATCCCCTCGAGACCGCTGGTGATCGCGTCGTCGCCCTTGCCGGTGCCGTACGCGTTCTTCCAGCCGAGGCCCATCTCCTCGATCGGGGCGGCCTCGGGGGCCTCGCCGACCTCCTCCGCGGGGCCCGCGCCGTGGGTCTTGCCGAAGGTGTGGCCGCCGGCGATCAGGGCGACCGTCTCCTCGTCGTTCATCGCCATGCGGCGGAACGTCTCGCGGATGTCGCGGGCCGCGGCGAGCGGGTCCGGGTTGCCGTTGGGGCCCTCCGGGTTGACGTAGATGAGGCCCATCTGGACCGCGGCGAGCGGGTTCTCCAGCTCACGGTCACCCGTGTAGCGCTCGTCGCCGAGCCAGGTGGTCTCGGGACCCCAGTAGACGTCGTCGTCGGGCTCCCAGGCGTCGACACGTCCGCCGCCGAAGCCGAAGGTGTCGAAGCCCATCGTCTCCAGGGCGACGTTGCCCGTGAGGATCATGAGGTCGGCCCACGACAGGTTCTTGCCGTACTTCTTCTTGACGGGCCACAGCAGACGGCGGGCCTTGTCGAGGTTCCCGTTGTCCGGCCAGCTGTTGAGCGGGGCGAAGCGCTGCTGTCCGGTGTCGGCGCCACCGCGGCCGTCGCTGATCCGGTAGGTGCCGGCGCTGTGCCACGCCATGCGGATCATGAACGGGCCGTAGTGGCCGAAGTCGGCGGGCCACCAGTCCTTCGAGGTGGTCAGCACCTCCGCGATGTCCTGCTTGACCTCGGCAAGGTCGAGGGTCTTGAACGCCGCGGCGTAGTCGAACTCCTCGCCGAGCGGGTTGGCTACGGCGGGGTTCTTGGCAAGGATCTTCAGGTTGAGCCGCTGCGGCCACCACTGGCTGTTCGCGCCGTTGCCCTGCGTCGGGTGCGCGGCGCTGCCGTGTACGACCGGGCAGCCTCCTCCGTCCTGTGTTTTCGCGTCTGTGACGATCGCATCTTGGTTCTCAGACATTGGGAATCCTTCCGGACGGGGCGGATCACACTGCTCAGGAACTACGGCGGTGGAACGGGTGGGGCGCGGGCCCCGTGGACGGCCTCAGCCTCGTCGATCCGGACGATCGCGGCGATCCGGGTGATCGGAGTGATCGTCTCGATCGGGCGGACCGTGTCGATCGCGAGGCCGTGGTCTTCCGGGACGGGTCGACACTACGGCTCAGAGTGAGGCGAAGCGGCACGAATCCGGCCGCGTCGGGCGCGGGGAGGGCCTCAGGCGGCATGAGGAGAGCAACGACCGACGCACGATCGTGCGCCCCTCGGAGGTGATCAACTTCTGTCTCCTGCCGCACTGGAGTCTTCCTGTCCCTTGGCTATCGCCATAACCGATCCTACGATGGACAGAATCCAAGTCAAGAAGTGCACCAACCGCATTTCCGATGGGACCGGGAGTGCGCCGGTCAACCTCGGGTATCCCACCGAACCTGAAAAGGTGAACCGATATGAGTGGCCTGCTTGAGCGACTGCGGGGGCGTGGCTGGCGGATGACCTCTCAGCGGCGCGTCGTGGCGGAGGTTCTCGACGGTGATCACGTGCACCTCACGGCCGACGAGGTGCACGCCCGCGCGGTGCAGCGGCTGCCAGAGATCTCCAGAGCGACCGTGTACAACGCGCTGGGCGAGCTGGTCGCGCTGGGCGAGGTCATAGAGGTCTCCACGGACGGCCGTGCGAAGCGCTACGACCCGAACGCGCACCGGCCGCACCAGCACTTGGTGTGCTCCAGCTGCGGAATCATCCGAGACGTCCACCCGACGGGCGACCCGCTCTCCGGTCTCCCGGCGCAGGAGCGGTTCGGCTTCGAGGTGTCCAAGGTCGAGGTGACCTACCGAGGACTGTGCCCGTCCTGCGCCTGAACCCAGCTGAGTGACGGCCACGGCACCCCTCTGGAATCGGAGCCGGAGCCGGAGCCGGAGTCGGTGTCAGAGTCGGTGCCGATGCCGGTGCTGGTGCCGACGCCCGGGCCGTTGGCCCGAACAGGGCCCACCTCGAAGGGGGCGCTGTAGCCGTGTACACCCGTCTCCCGGGTCGTGACCTCGACGGTGTATTCGGTGCCGCTGGGCACGGCCGGCACCGCGGCGACCAGCTCACTCGTCGGCTTGCTGCTCGCCTTCGAGGCCAGTTTGAACACGCGCTGCGTCCCGCCCGCACCGTCGCCCTGCGCCAGCCAGACGTCGACCTCCTGCCCAGTGTCGTTGCGCCAGCCGACGAAGAGACTGCTGTTCACGGGGTGCACGGAGTCGGCGGCCGGAGACGTGACGGTGACCGTGGCGCCGGGCGGTGCGGAGACCGCGGGGGCCGCCGAACCGAGCCCGACGAGCAGGGACGCGGCGGTGACGGACAGGAACCTGATGCTGCGCATGTGACGACCTCGTTCCGGTGGCGGGAGGTACGGCCATAGCCCTCCCACATGTCCTCGGCGGCGAACGGGCGGGCCCGCAAGCTTCACCCCATGGGGTGCCGCTCTGTGCCGCTCCGATACAAATCTGCCGGTGCGCCGATGAGTTCCGGCGGACGATGAGTCCTATGAAGCAGCGGACGCACGCGGCGTCCGGCCGAGGAGAGGACGACGCCCCATGCTCACGCTCACGGACGTGCTGAAGGACAAGGTCGCGGTCATCTACGGCGGAGCCGGCTCCCTGGGGGCGGGCGTGGCACGGGCGTACACGGACGCGGGCGCGCGGGTCTTCCTGGCGGGGCGCACGGAGGACACCCTGCGGAAGGTCTCGGCCGAGGTGGGTGCGGAGTACGACGTCGTCGACGCCCTGGACGAAGAGGCCGTGGAGGAGCACGCGGGCGCGGTGGTCGAGCGGGCCGGCCGGATCGACATCTCCTTCAACCTCGTGCCGCGAGGCGATCTGCAGGGCATCCCGCTCACGGAGATGTCCGTCGACGACTACACGCGGCCGGTCGTACAGGGCATCTCCTGCCAGTTCATCACCGCGCGAGCAGCAGCCCGGCGCATGGTGGCCCAGGGCGGGGGCGTGATCCTCTCCCTCGACAGCGGCTCCAGGAACGGCACCCCGATGCTGGGCGGCACCGGCGCAGCGGACGGCGCGACGGACGCGCTGATCCGCCAGCTCGCTCAGGAGCTGGGCCCGTCCGGAGTGCGTGCCCTGGGCATCTGGACCGCCGGCGTCGCGGACACGCTGACTCCGGAGAAGCTGGCCGGGGCCGGCGCACCGGCCATGGACGAGGCGGCGCTGCAGGGGGTACTCGCGCATCTCGACAGCCTGCGCATGACGAAGCGTTCACCGCGCATCGCGGACATCGCCGCGCTCGCGACGTTCCTCTCGTCCGACGCCGCCTCCTCGATCACGGGTACGTGGATCAACGCGACGGCGGGCATGTTCCCGAGCTGACGGCCTGCCACCGCCGGCGCGACGACGGCGCCGTGCGGCGTCCGGGCGGGCGCCGTTCGCGGTGTCCCAGTGAGCGCCGTGTCGGACGCACATGTCGAGAAGGACCATGCGGGGCTTGCAGAACCTCGACACCGACCAGATCTCCGACGGACCGGGCTGCACGAGCGACGAGAGCCTGTTCGTGTTGAGCCGTGGTGGCGCGCTCGAGCGTCGGCTCCGGCCGGTGGAAGCGGTCTGGCCCGAGCGCGTGGGACGCGCTCGGGCCAGGTGGTGCGACGGTCGTCGAACGGCCTCAGCCGGTCATCGTGTCGACGACCGCCTTCGCGCCGCCGTTCGCCTTCGTCGCTGAACCGAGCTCTGCCGTCGGGACCTTGAAGGTCTCCCGCAGGCCCCAGGCGCACAGGGCCAGGACGACCGCGGCCGCGCCGGAGTAGAGGCCGACGCCGATCGGGTTGCCGTCGAAGGCGAGGAGCAGGGCCGTCGCGGCGGTGGCTGCCGTGCCGCCGCCGAGCGCCGCACCGGTCTGGTACGTGGCGGAGATCGACGAGTAGCGGGTGCTGCCGGGGAACTGCTCGCCGAGGAAGGCGGGGATGCAGCCCTGGGGAGCGGCCATCAGCACGTTCACGAGGACGTAGGCGACGGTCGCCAGCGCCAGGACGTGCCCGTTCACCATGGGGAAGTAGGCGAAGAAGAACGCCCCGTACGCGAGGGTGCCGAGGATGACGACCGGCTTGCGGCCGACGCGGTCGGAGAGCTTGGCCATGACCGGGACGGCCACCGTGAAGGCGATCGAGCCGGCCACCTGGAGCAGGAGCGACTCGGTGTAGTCGTAGCCCAGTTCCTCGGCGTACGTCACGGTGAAGATCGAGCCGATGTAGGCCAGGGTGTTGTAGCCGAAGGCCACGCCGATGGCCAGGAGCATCTGGCGCGGGTGGCGCTTGATGGAGTCGAGGATCGGCACCCGGGGAGCGTGCTCGGTGCGGCGTTCCTCCTGGGGCATGCGGCTGCGTGCCACGACGCCGATCAGGACGAGCAGACCGCCGAGCCAGAACGGCACACGCCAGGCCCACGCCGTCAGATCCTCCTGCGGCAGCAGGGTGATCAGGGCGAACACGCTGGTTCCGAAGAGGCTGCCGATGCCGATTCCGGCGCTCGTGAAACTGCCCCACAGGCCGCGGCGGTCCTCCGGCGCGTTCTCGATGCCGTAGAGGGACGCGCCGCCCCATTCACCGCCGGCCGCGAAGCCCTGGATGAGGCGCAGCGCCACGACCATCACCGGCGCGGCGACGCCCACACTCCGGTAACTCGGCAGACAGCCGATGAGGAAGGTGCTGCTCCCCATGATCACGAGGGTGAGGATCAGCATGGACTTACGGCCGATGCGGTCGCCGAAGTGACCGATCACGATGCCGCCGAGAGGCCGGGCGACGAAGCCGCTGCCGAACGCGGCGAACGCCACGAGGGTGCCGACCGTGTGGTCGAAGCCGGGGAAGAAGACGCTCGGGAAGACGATGGCGGCGGCGAGGCCGTAGATGATGAAGTCGTAGAACTCCAGGGCGGTTCCGAAGCCGGAGATGAAGAAGGTGCGCGTGGCTGTGGCCACTTGTGCCTTCAGGCCGGGCCGGACTGTGTCCGTCATGGCAGGTCCTTCCAGGGGACGTGGTGGGGCGGAGCGGATGGGGAAGGAGCGCCTGGGGTGGGGAGGCCCAGGAGTCAGAAGCGGGTGAAGCCGAGCTGTGCCGCTTCGTCCGGCGTACCGGCCACATAGTCGAGGGCGCAGTGCGTGACATCGAGGCCGACGGTGAGCAAGGTGCCCCACTGTTCGTGGAGCGGCTTGCCTTCGTCCGGTCGCATGCAGATGACGGCGTCCGGCCCCGGGCTGCCGCACAGCGCCTTCGCACGTTCGGCGGGGGCGAGCCGGGGAAGGGTGGAGCGGACCGCGCGCAGGTGCGCGAAGCGTTCCACCGACGACGACTCGGGGGAGTGGACGTCCCCGGTGCCGAGTCGGGCGTCGAGGAAGTGATTGGTGTGCAGCAGCCAGCCGTCCTCGCCGGCGGGGACCACCGCGAGTCCGGCGGGGGAGAGTTCGAGGCTCGCGGCGGAGCCGGTGGTGACCACGGTGAGCGAGGTCGAGGCGCTGACGCGTGCGGACGAGGCGAGTTCCACCGCCTGGTCGAGGGTGTCCGCCTCATCGAGGATGTGGCGGGCGACCGCGTGCACGGGGACGCCGCCGGCGTCGGAATCGGCCTGGTGGAAAAGGATGTTGAAGTGCACGCCGAGGCCCGCGCTGTTGACGCCGATCTTGCCCGCGGCACCGAACTCGGTGAACAGCTTCACCGTGCGTCCCTCGCGCGGGGTCAGTTCGTGCAGCAGACCGTCGGGCACGAGCGAGTCGTGCCAGTCCCAGGTCTGCATCGTCTCGGGCCGGCGTCCCGCGGGCGCGAACACGGCCGTCGAGCACTCGCCCTCCGGGGCCGGCCGACAGGCGGCGAGGATCTCGGTACGGGCTCCGACGGCGGCCACCGTCCAGCGGTCGGCACCGGCGGCGTCGGCGCAGGCGTCGGACTCCTCGGCGAGGCCCGGCGCCCAGGCGCGCAGGGCCGCATGACTGCGTTCCGCGATGTCCCTCACCCGGTCCGCCGGGATGCCCAGCAGCGCGAAGTGCTCCAGGTACAGCTCGCCGGCCCGCCGGACCTGAGCGCCGTATCGGGTGCCGAGAAGCGATCCGCGTTCTGAGGGATCGACCGTCTCGGTCTTCAGGGTGTGCAGCTCCACAGAGGATCCTTCCGGGCATGGCGTGGGGATGTGGTCACCCACAGACGCCGCTGACGAGTTCGGTGCGGCGCGGATCACGCTAGAAAGGTAAAACGTTTTATACAATGCCGGACAGGTATTGGTTTTTCGAGAATTCGGGCGGGACCGTGGCGCGGACGCAGGGCATCACCATCAAGGACGTGGCCCGGCGGGCCGGCGTCTCCATCACCGCCGTGTCGCACGCCCTCAACGGCAAGGGCACGCTGAGCGCTGCCACCCGCGAGCACATCCGCGCCGTCGCCGACGGCATGGGCTACGAGGCCGACGCGCTCGCCCGCGGCCTGCGCCGCTCCACCATGGGGGCGGTGGGTCTGGTTCTCCGCTCCCTCGACGCCCTGGGTGACTACACCCCGGCGGGCGTCGACGTCTTCGAGCGGTTCGTGGGCGCGGCCGCCTCTCAGGCGCTGGCCAGGGGGCTGAGCCTCATGCTGGTGCCGGACCTGACACGGACGCCGGTACCACCGCTCGCGTTCTCCATGGACGGCTACATCGTCACCAACCCGCACCTGGACGACCCCGTCGTAGCGCTGCTGGAGAAGCGGGGCATCCCTTACGTCACCTACGGCCGTGTACCCGGGCGCCCGGACTTCCCGCACTGGGCGTCGGAGGACGACGTCGCCTCCGCGCGCCTGGTCCTGTCCCATCTGGAGGGCGTGGGCGCGCGGAGCATCGCGCTGGTGCGCGGCACCGACCCGAACGCATGGAACGTCGAGCACGAGCAGACCTACCTGAGCTGGTGTGCCGAGCGGGGAGTGCCACCCCGGCTGTACACGCTGGCCGAGCGCGCGGGCGTCGAGGGCGGCGTGGGGCTGGCTGCGCAGATCGCTGAGGACGGTGTGCCGGACGCGGTCTTCTGCCTCACCGGGCGACACGCGGCCGGTGTGCAGCAAGGGCTCATGGCGCGCGGTGTGAACGTGCCCGAGCGGACCCTGGTCGTGACGGGGTCGGACTCCGAGCACGCGCGCAACAGCCGGCCGGCCATCTCGGCGGTCGAGCTCAACCCGGTGGAGACCGTGGGGGGGCTGCTGGACATCCTCCAGGCGCTCATCGCCGGTGAGGAAGCGGCGTCGCCCCGGGTGACCGCGGCTCGTTTCCGGCCCAGGGGGTCGACGCGGAGGTAGTGGGACGTCCGCCCCTCGCCGGCGCGCCCTCCTCCCTGGAGAGGTCCCGCCCGAGCGCCGTTGCCACCGCAGGTATCCGCCTCGTGGTGAAGGCCGCCGGTCACACCCGGGGCAGTCCCCCTGTCGAACGAGATCACCACCCGCCGACAGCATCCCCGGGGGCCGACGCCACGCCCCTGATGGGTGCAATGAATCGCGCGCGGCGGGCGATAGGGGTGTTATTGGTCCGGAAGTACCGTCATCTCACTTGAGGAGAAGAATGCGTATCCGGACCCTTATCGTCACTGCCGCCCTGGGTGCTGCCACCGTCCTCGCAGGTGCCGGCGTGGCCAGCGCCGACACCGACACGGACGGCGCCGCCGCCAACTCGCCCGGTTTCCTCTCCGGCAACGTCATCCAGCTGCCGATCGGCATTCCGGTCAACGCCTGTGGCGACTCCGTCAGTGTCATCGGTCTGCTGAACCCCGCTGCCGGCAACGGCTGCGCCAACGGCTGATCCGGCGCCGGAGCGCCACGGCTGGGCCCGCCCGGGTCACCCTGGGCGGGCCCAGTCCCGTATCGGGCCGTCCGTAGCGCCGTGAGTGGTCGCCGGCGCGTAAAATGGACCAGCGGGTCCACAGCGGCAGCGAGGGAAGCCATGATCACCAGCGGGACGACGACGATGCGCCTGACCGCGAAGGGCGCCGCGACCCGGCTGCGCATCGTCGAGGGTGCGGCCGCCGAGATCAGGGAGCGGGGCGCCGCCACGACCACGCTCGACGACATCCGCGCCCGCACCGCGACCAGCAAGAGCCAGATCTTCCACTACTTCCCCGGCGGCAAGGACGAACTGCTCCTCGCCGTCGCCGCCCTGGAGGCGGAACGGATCCTGGAGGACCAGCAGCCCCACCTGGACGACCTCGGCCGCCTCGACACCTGGCAGGCGTGGCGCGACTGGCGCGACGCCGTCGTCCGGCGCTACGAACGGCAGGGAGTCAACTGCCCCTTGGGCGTGCTCATGACCGAGCTCGGCCGCAGAACGCCCGCCTCGCAGCAGCTGACCGGGCAACTGCTCGCCCAGTGGCAGGCCGCGCTGAGGGACGGAGTGCGGTGCATGCAAGGCAGCGGGCGGATGAACCCCGCGCTGGACGCCGACCGTACGGCGGCCGCTCTGATCGCCGCGGTGCAGGGCGGGGTCACCGTCCTCATGGCCACCGGCGGCATCGCCCATCTGGAGGCGGCGCTGGACACGACGTTGGAGCTGCTGGGCCGGTTCGACGCGGAGTGACTCACCGGCCCCGTCGCCCCTAAGGGCGCGACTTCGGGCGTACGGCGTCGACGACGAGGTCGAGCAGCCGACCGGTCTGCTCCGGCGTGGTGCCGTTGGCGGCCGTCGACAGGAACGCACCGAAGACGATCGCGGTGACGTCGTCCGGGTCGACGTCCCCGCGGAGCGAACCGGCTTCGGCGCCCGCCGTCAGGATCGTCCCGATGGCCGCCGTGATGCGTTCACGCGTCGTCGGGGTCGCGATCCGCCCCGAGGCCCAGCCGGCGCGCAGCGTGTCGATCATCCCGCGCTTCGTCGCCGTGAACTTCGCGTAGTTGTCCAGCCAGGCGCGGAGCGCCACATCGGGCGGGAACTCCTCGAGCAGCGCGGGTGCGCTCCCGGTGACGGCGTCGAGCTCGGCGGCGTAGACGGCCTCGACGAGCGCTTCGCGGGTGGGGAAGTGGCGGTAGAGCGTGCCGATCCCGACGCCCGCCTCGCGGGCGATGCCCTCCAGCGCGACGGTGTCGTCCGCGGCGGCGAAGGCGGCCCGCGCGACAGCGACGAGGTGCTCGCGGTTGCGCTGCGCGTCCGCGCGCAGGGGGCGTTCGGCGCGACGGGCCCCGTCGGCGGGTGGGGGCGTGCCGGCGGGTGCGCCGGTGGGCGTCGGTTCCGGCCGAGTCAAAGCGGAGGTCCCTCCGGTAGTGGTACGGTCGATAGAGCGGAGGTTCCTCCGCTTACGCCAATCGTCCCACAGGAGCGACTTCCTATGACGACCACCGGCACATCCTCTTCCGATACCACGGCCACAGGCGCTGCACGCCCGGGCGGCCCCGGACGGCTCGCGGGCCGCACGGTCTCGCGCGTCGGCTTCGGCGCGATGCAGCTCGAGCGCCTGCGCGACGACCGCCGCGGAGCCCTTGCCCTCCTGCGCCGCGCGGTCGAGCTGGGCGTCGACCACGTCGACACCGCCCATTTCTACGGCAACAGCTTCGTCAACGGGCTTCTGCGCGAGGCGCTCCGCCCAGAGGACGGTGTCCTCGTCGTGAGCAAGGTCGGCGCCGACCCCGATCCGGGCGGTCGCATCCCCCTGCGTCCCGCGCAGCGGCCCGAGGAACTCCGGGCGAGTGTCGAGGACAACCTCACATCCCTGGGCGTCGACCAGGTCCCCGTGGTGAACCTGCGGCGACTCGACTCCGGACCCGGGCTGCGGGCCGAGGGCGACCAGGCGGTCGACATCGACGACCAGCTCGCGGCCATGACCGCGATGCGCGACGAGGGCATGATCGGCGCGATCGGCCTGAGCAGCGTGACGGCCGAAGGGCTGCGCCGGGCGATCCCGGCCGGCATCGTGTGCGTGCAGAAC
This window contains:
- a CDS encoding LacI family DNA-binding transcriptional regulator, which translates into the protein MARTQGITIKDVARRAGVSITAVSHALNGKGTLSAATREHIRAVADGMGYEADALARGLRRSTMGAVGLVLRSLDALGDYTPAGVDVFERFVGAAASQALARGLSLMLVPDLTRTPVPPLAFSMDGYIVTNPHLDDPVVALLEKRGIPYVTYGRVPGRPDFPHWASEDDVASARLVLSHLEGVGARSIALVRGTDPNAWNVEHEQTYLSWCAERGVPPRLYTLAERAGVEGGVGLAAQIAEDGVPDAVFCLTGRHAAGVQQGLMARGVNVPERTLVVTGSDSEHARNSRPAISAVELNPVETVGGLLDILQALIAGEEAASPRVTAARFRPRGSTRR
- a CDS encoding TetR/AcrR family transcriptional regulator — protein: MTRPEPTPTGAPAGTPPPADGARRAERPLRADAQRNREHLVAVARAAFAAADDTVALEGIAREAGVGIGTLYRHFPTREALVEAVYAAELDAVTGSAPALLEEFPPDVALRAWLDNYAKFTATKRGMIDTLRAGWASGRIATPTTRERITAAIGTILTAGAEAGSLRGDVDPDDVTAIVFGAFLSTAANGTTPEQTGRLLDLVVDAVRPKSRP
- a CDS encoding aldo/keto reductase encodes the protein MTTTGTSSSDTTATGAARPGGPGRLAGRTVSRVGFGAMQLERLRDDRRGALALLRRAVELGVDHVDTAHFYGNSFVNGLLREALRPEDGVLVVSKVGADPDPGGRIPLRPAQRPEELRASVEDNLTSLGVDQVPVVNLRRLDSGPGLRAEGDQAVDIDDQLAAMTAMRDEGMIGAIGLSSVTAEGLRRAIPAGIVCVQNAYSLVARDDEAMVEMCAAEGIAWVPYFPLGGAFPGIPKVTEEPAVLAAAQSLGSTPSQVGLAWLLHHSPNTLLIPGTADPGHLEANIAAGAITFDEATITSLDAVVSRSADVRIG
- a CDS encoding chaplin, which translates into the protein MRIRTLIVTAALGAATVLAGAGVASADTDTDGAAANSPGFLSGNVIQLPIGIPVNACGDSVSVIGLLNPAAGNGCANG
- a CDS encoding TetR/AcrR family transcriptional regulator translates to MITSGTTTMRLTAKGAATRLRIVEGAAAEIRERGAATTTLDDIRARTATSKSQIFHYFPGGKDELLLAVAALEAERILEDQQPHLDDLGRLDTWQAWRDWRDAVVRRYERQGVNCPLGVLMTELGRRTPASQQLTGQLLAQWQAALRDGVRCMQGSGRMNPALDADRTAAALIAAVQGGVTVLMATGGIAHLEAALDTTLELLGRFDAE
- a CDS encoding C45 family autoproteolytic acyltransferase/hydolase — protein: MELHTLKTETVDPSERGSLLGTRYGAQVRRAGELYLEHFALLGIPADRVRDIAERSHAALRAWAPGLAEESDACADAAGADRWTVAAVGARTEILAACRPAPEGECSTAVFAPAGRRPETMQTWDWHDSLVPDGLLHELTPREGRTVKLFTEFGAAGKIGVNSAGLGVHFNILFHQADSDAGGVPVHAVARHILDEADTLDQAVELASSARVSASTSLTVVTTGSAASLELSPAGLAVVPAGEDGWLLHTNHFLDARLGTGDVHSPESSSVERFAHLRAVRSTLPRLAPAERAKALCGSPGPDAVICMRPDEGKPLHEQWGTLLTVGLDVTHCALDYVAGTPDEAAQLGFTRF